A portion of the Rhodopseudomonas sp. BAL398 genome contains these proteins:
- a CDS encoding FAD-dependent monooxygenase — MTSAVVDARQTTVFIAGGGPVGLAMALLLDRFGIDCVAVEKSATTTDHPKSRGCWVRTMEIFRQWGIESAIRDRGLQENSDVFVYLDSIAGSEFGRTRPEPNVGHTPAWKCLVAQDAVEEEILRVVERSNHATVLFNTACESFEETNSGVRIRTRCEKTGDIIEWSAAYLIAADGAGSQTRRSAGIEMVGPATLAVMSNEYWRADLSRLPIAREAAGFMVIPDKPGLPRAGILNTNGRDRWLTVTQIGLTKDDRERPWTDQEFIEIARGHVGIPDLDVTLLNRSIWRVSMQVAERFRSGRVFLVGDCAHRFPPTGGFGLNSGVQDAHNLAWKLAFVLKGWAGDRLLDSYSSERRPVAQSNASFSFGNRERIGFTDDAVRSRNPDRIRFWINDMDNHLHSIGQNLGQVYEDGAVIHDGTVAKALNSRYYTPTDRPGARFPHIWLDPSRRHSTLDWFDKEFAVVTGPLGTEWLEAGRQVSNQSGVPLSLKQLPAADPAAGFELGMRGAALVRPDGYVAWRMPWLPSDPAKELAGALSTLLH, encoded by the coding sequence ATGACTAGCGCCGTTGTTGACGCACGCCAGACGACCGTATTCATCGCCGGCGGGGGCCCCGTGGGGCTCGCGATGGCGCTGCTTCTCGACAGGTTCGGGATTGATTGCGTTGCGGTCGAGAAGAGTGCCACAACCACCGATCATCCTAAGTCGCGCGGCTGTTGGGTACGTACCATGGAGATCTTCCGGCAATGGGGGATCGAATCCGCGATCCGCGACCGCGGCCTGCAAGAAAATTCGGACGTGTTCGTGTACCTCGACAGTATTGCGGGGAGCGAGTTTGGCCGCACAAGGCCAGAGCCGAACGTCGGGCACACCCCGGCGTGGAAGTGCCTGGTCGCCCAGGATGCGGTCGAGGAAGAGATTCTCCGCGTGGTCGAGCGATCGAACCACGCCACCGTGTTGTTCAACACCGCATGCGAGTCATTCGAGGAGACCAACAGCGGGGTCCGGATCAGGACGCGATGCGAGAAGACGGGGGACATCATCGAGTGGAGTGCGGCTTATTTGATCGCCGCCGATGGCGCGGGCAGCCAGACCCGCCGCAGCGCGGGCATCGAGATGGTGGGACCAGCTACGCTGGCGGTGATGTCGAACGAATATTGGCGGGCCGACCTGTCGCGCCTGCCGATCGCCCGTGAGGCCGCCGGCTTCATGGTGATCCCGGACAAGCCCGGCCTGCCCCGCGCTGGCATCCTCAACACCAACGGCCGGGACCGCTGGTTGACGGTGACGCAGATCGGGCTGACCAAGGACGACCGCGAGCGGCCCTGGACCGATCAGGAATTCATCGAGATCGCGCGCGGCCATGTTGGAATTCCAGATCTCGACGTGACGCTCCTCAACCGTTCGATCTGGCGCGTCAGCATGCAGGTGGCCGAGAGGTTCCGCAGCGGCCGGGTATTCCTGGTCGGCGATTGCGCCCATCGCTTTCCGCCTACCGGCGGGTTCGGCCTGAATTCCGGGGTGCAGGACGCGCACAATCTGGCCTGGAAGCTGGCCTTTGTCCTCAAGGGCTGGGCCGGCGATCGTCTGCTCGACAGCTATTCCAGTGAGCGGCGGCCGGTCGCTCAATCCAACGCCAGCTTCAGCTTTGGCAACCGGGAGCGGATCGGCTTCACCGACGATGCGGTGCGGTCGCGGAATCCGGATCGGATCCGGTTCTGGATCAACGATATGGACAATCATCTGCACAGTATCGGCCAGAATCTCGGGCAGGTCTACGAAGACGGCGCGGTGATTCACGACGGCACCGTCGCCAAGGCGCTGAACTCCCGTTACTACACGCCGACCGATCGCCCCGGCGCGCGCTTTCCTCACATATGGCTCGATCCATCGCGCAGACATTCGACGCTGGACTGGTTCGACAAGGAGTTCGCCGTCGTCACCGGGCCGCTCGGCACGGAATGGCTTGAAGCCGGCCGGCAGGTTTCCAATCAGTCCGGCGTGCCGCTGTCGTTGA